From one Populus alba chromosome 17, ASM523922v2, whole genome shotgun sequence genomic stretch:
- the LOC140954766 gene encoding uncharacterized protein, with translation MKARLDIALYCNRKNMELVYDESRVAKPRASFVLEKNAQLLVYKWLKSLRFPDGHASNISRLVNIEDCRLYGMKSHDCHVFMQTLIPLAFRDLLPKGIWDALTEISHFFRDICSSKMNVEHIEMLQTNIIETLCKLEMIFPPSFFDSMEHLPIHLPFEAKAGGPVQYRWMYPFERYLFNLKKKVKNKAHVEASISEAYIVEEISTFISYYFEPHLRTRINRVPRHDDGGEVPSSGNLSIFSNTGRPTPKNAVRGRYLSEIEFKQAHNYVLFNCDELRPFIQ, from the exons atgaaggctagattggatatagctttatactgtaaccgtaaaaatatggagttggtttatgacgagtcacgggttgcaaaaccaagggcaagcttcgtgttagagaaaaacgcacaactgctagtctacaaatggcttaagagtctgcgtttcccggatggacatgcatcgaacatatcaaggcttgttaacatagaggactgcagattgtatggaatgaagagccatgactgccacgtgtttatgcaaacactcatcccattagcttttcgtgatttgttgccaaagggaatatgggatgcactaacggagatcagtcatttcttcagagatatatgctccagcaagatgaatgttgagcacattgagatgcttcaaacgaatatcatcgagacactatgcaaacttgagatgatattccctccttcattttttgactcaatggagcatctccctatacatctaccgtttgaggcaaaagctggaggaccggtccagtatagatggatgtacccattcgaacg gtacttgtttaatctaaaaaaaaaggttaagaacaaggcgcatgttgaggcttcgatatctgaggcctatattgttgaagagatatcaacatttatctcgtactatttcgaacctcatctgagaacaagaatcaatcgcgttccacgacatgacgatggcggtgaagtgccttccagtgggaacttgtcaatattctccaatactggacgacccacacctaaaaatgctgtaagaggaagatatttgtcggaaatagaattcaaacaagcacacaactatgttctatttaactgtgatgagctgagaccatttattcagtaa